Proteins encoded together in one Microcebus murinus isolate Inina chromosome 18, M.murinus_Inina_mat1.0, whole genome shotgun sequence window:
- the CFAP97D1 gene encoding sperm axonemal maintenance protein CFAP97D1, translated as MNNSLDYLAYPVIVSNHRQSTTFRKKLDLGHYLSHKNRIQIAKPTIDTKPPMAHTHHILKLSKLQGEQKKIDKIEYENKQLCQKIANAQRGPAKVDCWNEYFTKSLNREWRNRELVRITVENQGILKRLGDRKPHYDRRTSETDWQNSRRYIRNTTRYLLS; from the exons ATGAACAATTCCCTGGATTATCTGGCCTACCCTGTTATCGTCTCTAATCATAGGCAAAGCACAACCTTCAGAAAGAAACTGGACTTAGGTCACTACCTATCTCACAAGAATAGAATCCAAATAG CGAAGCCTACTATTGATACCAAACCTCCAATGGCGCACAcacatcacattttaaaattgagcaaACTACAG GGTGAACAAAAGAAAATCGACAAAATCGAGTACGAAAATAAGCAACTATGCCAGAAAATTGCGAATGCCCAACGAGGCCCTGCCAAGGTGGATTGCTGGAATGAATATTTTACCAAGAG CTTAAACAGAGAATGGAGGAACCGTGAGCTAGTGAGAATCACCGTGGAAAACCAGGGCATTCTGAAGAGGCTTGGAGATCGCAAACCCCACTACGACCGTAGGACTTCTGAGACAGACTGGCAG AACTCAAGGCGCTATATCAGAAATACAACAAGATATCTTCTCTCCTGA